The Juglans regia cultivar Chandler chromosome 16, Walnut 2.0, whole genome shotgun sequence nucleotide sequence CATGCTATTATGAATTTGTGGTGCTCAACTCAATTGCAACACTATGACAAGTACCTTGGGCTACCAACTATGGTGGGCAGGTCCAAATCGAGGGCATTTGCAGGCATTAAGCACAAAGTTTGGCTCAAGTTGCAAGGTTGGAAGGGGAATATGTTCTCTCAAGGGGGTAAGGAGATCCTCCTTAAAGCAGTAGCTATGGCAATTCCATCTTATGCCATGAGTTGTTTTAAGCTTCCACCAAGGCTTTGCTCTAATATTGAGAGTATGATGGCAAGGTATTGGTGGGGTCAGATGCAGGAGGAGAGAAAGATCCATTGGCTAAGCTGGAAGAAGATGTGCAATTCGAAATTTGTGGGAGGCATGGGGTTCAAGGAGCTTGAGGTTTTCAATATGGCTTTGTTGGAAAAACAAGCTTGGAGATTATTGCAAAATCAGGATAGTTTATTCCATAAAATCTATGCAGCTCGATATTTTTCTGATGGGAATCTATTGACAGCTTCTCTTGGAGGAAATCCTTCCTATGCTTGGAGGGGTATTTGGGAAGCAAAGAGGCTGCTAGTGCAAGGTGGCAGATGGAATGTGGGAAATGGAAGTTTAATCCAtattttgaatgatgtttggctACCTGGATTTAGAAATTTGAGACAAGCACTGGGAGTACTGAACATAGTAGCCAGCTAGACAATAAAGTGTTCTCTCTGATTGATCAAAGTACTAAATGGTGGGATATTGCCAAGGTTAGAGctcttt carries:
- the LOC118344814 gene encoding uncharacterized mitochondrial protein AtMg00310-like, which gives rise to MVFSANVNQHNRHAIMNLWCSTQLQHYDKYLGLPTMVGRSKSRAFAGIKHKVWLKLQGWKGNMFSQGGKEILLKAVAMAIPSYAMSCFKLPPRLCSNIESMMARYWWGQMQEERKIHWLSWKKMCNSKFVGGMGFKELEVFNMALLEKQAWRLLQNQDSLFHKIYAARYFSDGNLLTASLGGNPSYAWRGIWEAKRLLVQGGRWNVGNGSLIHILNDVWLPGFRNLRQALGVLNIVAS